ACTGATAAAAATGGTTGGTTCGACACCTAGGACAAATGGTGGCCAAGAAAGAAACAATATCTGCAGAGCAACTCGGAGGAGAGAAAAAGCACAGGAAAGAAAATCATACAGTACATTGAGAAGAGTGTGTGTGATCAATTTCATTTATATTCCAACTTGCCACCGATGAGCCATACATGCATGTCAAACATACACATATGAAGGTTTCCAACAAAAACGGCCTGGCAAGCACAACTCTAGTCTAGTCTCTAAAAGACTAAAACTATCGTGACAATGGCATCTATGTAACGCATTGCATTAGAGAACGGACCCTTTCCAAAGAGAGAAAGATATACAGGCATGGGTGCAACAATCAAGATGATGACAGGAGAGGAGAGGAGATTGCTCATCCCTCAAACAATCCTCTTATCTTCCCTTCCAGTTGGGCACCAGTATCATACCTCTTTTGTTTCTTCCCTCCGAACACCATTCGTTTCAACAACGAAAAGGACGGCCCTGAACATGCGCTTCGGTCAGACAAGGACGCCTCATACGGCGGAACAACGAAATCCACAATCTCCTGCCGCAGGTTGCACCTGAGCTCAGCGCCGACCTTCCATGTCGACTGGCAGTCACAGGTGGCACGAAATTCAGCAGCAAACATGTCCAAGTTTAAGCGATGCAGAGGAGCCCAACACTCGTCCAAGTAGCACTTCTTGTACAGCTCCACCATTGATGTCAGCCTACTCGCCAATTCTTGAGCACCGGCGAAAGATGCTGCCCCTGGACGCCCCATCATttgcaaaacaagacatgtgttattCATAAGGAATATGTATTTCACACCCTTTTCGCCTTGGCGTATCATCTCTGCATCTTCCTCGAGCTTGGCTGCCCAGCAATCGACCATGTGAGAGCAAGGGGCAGTGGTGTGATGCACTGGCTCCACCAAATATGTGCTTCGAGAGTAATTCTGCAGGGCTTGTATCAAAAGGTGAGTTGATGGATGGACTGTGAATTCGTGGCTCCCGGTCCCGGAGATGTGCAGAACCGTTGCTCCCAgaccatccaccatcttgttcaggAGAGCAGCAACCTCAGCAGATCTGTTCAATGGGTCGCATTGTTAAGAACCATTTGAGATGACTCAAATTGCATAATTCTAGTACTGATTGTAAAAAATTAGCATAATTCTAGTACTGGTTGGTGTGTGTGGGGGTAGTCATTTCGCCCGCCGGCTAATCCTCCCGCACCTACTAATCCTCGCCGCGATAGGCCGGCGGCAGGGCGAGGCGAGCACGCGCGGCGAGAGGGGGGAGGCAGGCCGGCGGCCGGGCACGAGCGGAGAGGTGGCCTAGTTGCTCGGCGCAGCCAACAGCGACCCGGAGAGGTGCGGCAAAGGGGCGGAGGCGGGAGCGGGCGGCGACCTAGAACCTCGACCGGTTTGGGCGTTCCCTCGACTCCG
This is a stretch of genomic DNA from Triticum dicoccoides isolate Atlit2015 ecotype Zavitan unplaced genomic scaffold, WEW_v2.0 scaffold142081, whole genome shotgun sequence. It encodes these proteins:
- the LOC119343819 gene encoding uncharacterized protein LOC119343819, coding for MEAAGDGSMGMFRATPDAAAGIGRSAEVAALLNKMVDGLGATVLHISGTGSHEFTVHPSTHLLIQALQNYSRSTYLVEPVHHTTAPCSHMVDCWAAKLEEDAEMIRQGEKGVKYIFLMNNTCLVLQMMGRPGAASFAGAQELASRLTSMVELYKKCYLDECWAPLHRLNLDMFAAEFRATCDCQSTWKVGAELRCNLRQEIVDFVVPPYEASLSDRSACSGPSFSLLKRMVFGGKKQKRYDTGAQLEGKIRGLFEG